In Mariluticola halotolerans, one DNA window encodes the following:
- a CDS encoding PilZ domain-containing protein: protein MRSQRDKRLSPRRTAAIPAVITHGRGAAKCIIRNVSETGAKIEVLSVGQIPNTFRLVASGHEQHQCRVVWRTLRELGVAFI from the coding sequence GTGCGCTCTCAACGTGATAAACGGCTTTCGCCGCGGAGAACTGCTGCTATCCCCGCCGTGATTACCCATGGCCGGGGCGCTGCGAAATGCATTATCCGCAACGTGTCCGAGACCGGTGCCAAAATCGAGGTATTGTCGGTCGGGCAGATTCCGAACACGTTCAGGCTGGTTGCATCAGGCCATGAGCAGCATCAATGCCGCGTTGTCTGGCGGACGCTGCGCGAACTGGGCGTCGCCTTTATCTAA
- the cpaB gene encoding Flp pilus assembly protein CpaB, whose protein sequence is MLADNAQEAAQAEASGVERRSGIERRRHPRVSLDAPVAEAASDAEAPVERRKLDRRGLDALRAEIQWTFAEEAEGLSFGGNRRVNVPRRTRMKHSRLLLLAVALFSGGLAAFLAFQNNDPVLAPAVVEAAAPEVIEEPRVQVLVAKQAIGIGQHLQPATIAWEEWPAGSVLEDYVTIDASPEALTEMNTAVARFDFFPGDPIRTQKLVLAKDGYLSAILATGMRGVSVNIAAESASGGFITPNDHVDVVLTRSSSASEISETILHNVRVLAINARLGETGTTGAPDEPSDDVENPKAQMFANAIATLELDGAQAETIISATAVGRLSLVLRSMSDFGEEAKVEQRGSNQAIRISSPFWTGSNTAEFR, encoded by the coding sequence ATGCTTGCCGATAATGCACAAGAGGCTGCGCAAGCAGAGGCCTCTGGCGTTGAGCGGCGCTCGGGCATTGAGCGGCGGCGGCATCCACGTGTCAGTCTGGATGCACCCGTTGCCGAGGCTGCAAGCGATGCGGAGGCGCCAGTAGAACGGCGCAAGCTTGACCGGCGCGGCCTGGATGCGCTGCGTGCCGAAATTCAATGGACATTTGCCGAAGAAGCGGAAGGTCTCAGCTTCGGCGGGAACAGACGCGTCAACGTTCCGCGCCGCACCCGCATGAAGCATTCACGTCTGCTGCTGCTGGCGGTTGCCTTGTTTTCAGGTGGGCTGGCGGCGTTTCTGGCCTTTCAAAACAATGATCCGGTCTTGGCACCAGCTGTGGTTGAGGCCGCAGCACCCGAGGTTATCGAGGAGCCGCGTGTACAGGTTCTTGTTGCCAAACAGGCTATCGGCATTGGCCAGCACCTTCAGCCAGCAACAATTGCCTGGGAGGAATGGCCTGCAGGTTCTGTGCTTGAGGATTATGTGACGATTGACGCATCGCCTGAAGCACTGACCGAGATGAATACCGCTGTTGCACGGTTTGATTTTTTCCCCGGAGATCCCATCCGCACCCAGAAACTTGTTTTGGCAAAGGACGGCTATCTTTCAGCCATTCTGGCGACCGGCATGCGCGGCGTTTCGGTAAATATCGCTGCTGAATCGGCATCAGGCGGGTTTATCACGCCCAATGATCATGTTGATGTTGTGCTGACCCGTTCTTCGTCAGCCAGCGAGATTTCTGAAACGATTCTGCACAATGTGCGGGTGCTGGCGATCAATGCCCGTTTGGGGGAAACCGGCACGACCGGCGCGCCGGACGAACCGTCCGACGATGTTGAGAACCCGAAAGCCCAGATGTTTGCCAATGCCATAGCCACACTGGAACTTGACGGCGCACAGGCCGAGACGATCATCAGCGCCACTGCGGTGGGGCGTTTGTCGCTGGTTTTGCGCTCGATGAGTGATTTTGGTGAAGAAGCCAAGGTTGAGCAGCGCGGCAGCAATCAGGCGATACGGATTTCCAGCCCCTTCTGGACTGGCAGCAATACGGCTGAGTTCCGCTAA
- the mgtE gene encoding magnesium transporter: protein MINTSSSMPIETGHPVDIAATLDLLSARQAGEKLIAIPLRQRAAVFGYMSLHKQVALSRILDRSDLAEIVTAMSADDRADLFNYLPQGEQEHLLRDLAQEEREDIRRLAAYADGTAGAMMTSDYATLPANLTVSEAIELLRREAPDKETIYRAYILDDERKLIGSVPLKALILAAEDTLISDIMEKSPIRARLEDKREKVAQKIARYDLLALPVVDSERRLVGIVTHDDAADAMQQENTQDFHKIGTVGSLTQSVRDASIRVLFTKRIGWLALLIFGNLFSGAGIAAFEDMILAYVALVFFLPLLIDSSGNAGSQSSTLMVRALATGDVEMKDWGKLIVREVAVAILLGAAMALIVFPIGFARGGYEIALTVGLTMIAVVFVGCLIGMSLPFILSRFNLDPATASAPLVTTISDAAGVIVYFSIATMVMGM from the coding sequence ATGATCAATACTTCCAGCAGCATGCCCATTGAAACGGGACATCCTGTCGACATCGCCGCTACGCTCGACCTGCTTTCCGCCAGGCAGGCCGGCGAAAAGCTGATAGCCATTCCATTGCGGCAGCGTGCTGCGGTGTTCGGATACATGAGCTTGCACAAGCAGGTTGCCTTGTCGCGGATTTTGGACCGGTCTGATCTCGCCGAAATCGTCACCGCGATGAGCGCCGATGATCGCGCGGACCTTTTCAATTATTTGCCACAGGGCGAGCAGGAACATCTTTTGCGTGATCTCGCGCAGGAAGAGCGTGAAGACATACGGCGGCTCGCGGCCTATGCGGATGGCACCGCCGGGGCCATGATGACATCCGATTATGCCACCTTGCCGGCCAATCTGACTGTAAGCGAAGCCATCGAGCTGTTGCGCCGTGAGGCACCGGACAAGGAAACCATCTATCGCGCCTATATTCTTGACGACGAGCGCAAACTGATTGGTTCAGTGCCCCTGAAGGCATTGATCCTTGCGGCGGAAGATACGCTCATCAGCGACATTATGGAAAAATCCCCCATCCGTGCGCGGCTTGAAGACAAGCGCGAAAAGGTGGCCCAGAAGATCGCGCGCTATGACTTGCTGGCTTTGCCGGTGGTTGATAGCGAGCGGCGTCTGGTGGGGATTGTCACTCATGATGACGCTGCCGACGCAATGCAGCAGGAAAATACCCAGGATTTTCACAAGATCGGCACAGTCGGCTCGCTCACCCAGAGCGTACGCGATGCGTCTATCCGTGTGCTGTTTACCAAGCGCATCGGCTGGCTCGCATTGCTGATTTTCGGCAATCTGTTTTCCGGGGCCGGCATCGCAGCCTTCGAAGACATGATCCTTGCCTATGTGGCGCTGGTCTTCTTCCTGCCTTTGCTCATCGACAGCAGCGGTAATGCCGGGTCGCAATCCTCAACCCTGATGGTGCGTGCGCTGGCGACAGGCGACGTGGAGATGAAGGACTGGGGTAAACTGATCGTGCGGGAAGTCGCCGTAGCCATTCTTCTCGGCGCGGCGATGGCGCTTATTGTGTTCCCGATTGGCTTTGCCCGCGGCGGTTATGAAATAGCCTTGACCGTTGGTTTGACAATGATTGCAGTGGTGTTTGTCGGCTGCCTGATCGGCATGTCGCTGCCCTTCATCCTCAGCCGATTCAATCTGGACCCGGCCACGGCCAGTGCGCCTCTGGTCACCACAATTTCAGATGCCGCCGGTGTGATCGTCTACTTCTCGATCGCCACTATGGTGATGGGCATGTAG
- a CDS encoding NAD kinase: MILGRFSTDKIAFMSSGTAEAEAATEALRERYGDVGVSNAEVIVALGGDGLMLQTLHDVMQRNIPVYGMNFGTVGFLMNDFGMDGLVERLEAAMPTAIYPLSMDVLDAKGDRHAALALNEVSLFRASYQAAKIKILIDGKTRLEEVICDGVLLATPAGSTAYNLSAHGPILPIDSPVLALTPISPFRPRRWRGAILPNKAVVTFFTSEPEKRPVSAVADNVEFKNVVEVTVREDRTNVVTLLFDPGHSLEERVLNEQFQF, from the coding sequence ATGATCTTGGGGCGCTTTTCCACCGACAAAATAGCTTTCATGTCCAGCGGCACGGCAGAGGCCGAGGCGGCGACGGAAGCATTGCGTGAGCGGTATGGTGATGTTGGCGTGTCCAATGCGGAAGTCATCGTTGCGCTTGGCGGCGACGGCCTGATGCTGCAGACACTGCATGATGTCATGCAGCGCAATATTCCCGTTTACGGCATGAATTTCGGCACTGTCGGCTTTCTGATGAATGATTTCGGCATGGACGGGCTGGTTGAACGGCTGGAAGCGGCGATGCCGACCGCGATCTACCCCCTGTCGATGGATGTGCTAGATGCCAAGGGCGACCGGCATGCGGCGCTGGCGCTCAATGAGGTGTCGCTGTTCCGGGCCAGCTATCAGGCCGCGAAAATCAAAATCCTGATCGATGGCAAAACCCGGCTCGAAGAAGTGATTTGCGACGGGGTGTTGCTGGCAACGCCTGCCGGCTCGACCGCCTATAACCTTTCAGCGCACGGGCCAATTCTGCCCATCGACTCGCCTGTTCTCGCCCTCACCCCGATTTCGCCTTTTCGCCCGCGCCGCTGGCGCGGGGCCATTCTGCCCAACAAGGCGGTGGTGACATTTTTTACCAGCGAGCCCGAGAAACGCCCGGTCAGCGCGGTGGCAGACAATGTGGAATTCAAGAACGTGGTTGAAGTGACCGTGCGCGAAGACCGCACCAATGTGGTCACCTTGCTATTCGACCCAGGGCACAGCCTTGAAGAGCGGGTGCTGAACGAACAGTTCCAGTTCTAG
- the bufB gene encoding MNIO family bufferin maturase gives MKTSHSIPPRAGAGLKPEHYGAIFETRPDIGFFEVHAENYMGAGGLPHKALTAIRENWPLSVHGVGLSIGAERPLDQAHLARLKIVVDRYQPGLVSEHLAWSTHESVFLNDLLPVPYTETVLARVVAHLDEVQTTLGRQILLENPSTYVAFAESEMPEVEFIREVQRRSGCGLLLDVNNVHVSATNQKYDAHAYLDSFPLEHVGEIHLGGHATDEDDNGEPLLIDAHDREVADPVWLLYTHVIGHAGAKPTLIEWDNEVPDWDTLKQDVDAAESILAEARRTADVA, from the coding sequence ATGAAAACCAGCCATTCCATCCCGCCACGCGCCGGCGCGGGCCTCAAACCCGAACACTATGGCGCGATTTTCGAAACCCGGCCGGACATCGGATTTTTCGAAGTCCATGCCGAGAATTACATGGGCGCAGGCGGACTGCCCCATAAAGCGCTGACCGCGATCCGTGAGAACTGGCCGCTAAGCGTACACGGTGTCGGTCTTTCCATCGGTGCAGAGCGTCCGCTCGATCAGGCGCACCTTGCCCGCCTGAAAATCGTGGTCGACCGCTATCAGCCCGGCCTTGTCTCCGAACATCTGGCCTGGTCGACCCATGAAAGCGTCTTTTTAAACGATCTTTTGCCGGTCCCGTATACCGAAACGGTGCTCGCCCGCGTTGTCGCGCATCTCGATGAGGTGCAAACGACATTGGGGCGGCAGATATTACTGGAAAATCCCTCGACATATGTCGCCTTCGCTGAAAGCGAGATGCCGGAAGTCGAGTTTATCAGGGAGGTGCAGCGGCGCTCTGGTTGCGGCTTGCTGCTCGACGTCAACAATGTCCATGTCTCAGCGACAAACCAGAAATACGATGCACACGCCTATCTGGACAGTTTCCCGCTCGAGCATGTGGGTGAAATACACCTCGGCGGTCACGCAACGGACGAGGACGACAATGGCGAGCCACTATTGATCGATGCGCATGACAGGGAGGTCGCTGATCCGGTCTGGCTGCTTTACACGCATGTGATTGGGCATGCCGGCGCAAAGCCCACCCTGATTGAGTGGGATAACGAAGTACCCGATTGGGACACGCTGAAACAGGATGTCGATGCCGCTGAAAGCATTCTGGCAGAAGCGCGGCGGACTGCTGATGTCGCATGA
- a CDS encoding DUF2336 domain-containing protein: MVAYQQFVELSGSGDSNARGQAAHYAAVAFVGHKGPADEQAALYAALIGFLDDASVKVRAALAYGLLHAKCAPRPIMMSLLHDAPVIARAVAQYSPVLVDADLLSIIGTADEAMLDVIARRPHLSTRIAQTLLTRDLRGITLQVLGRDDVTLTAGMLDELARTKGTDAKIRGALLKRKELSAAARYQLVELVRDALSEARIVKGAVAPNRLERVLRDATDNAMTAIGEREAGAARGAFSAQMVKEDRINPRRMLHAIVNGHVLFFADCVGILADTPREKVFTILDRGSRAALNALFAKCGLSAPMRNLLARLVSYARRADLSDDLAARHFVVTALIDELIEEHGGDIPVDLETAFAYLNEQNIGLARMAARGVLPAFAEQAEDGRALPNTEPAFAALPAA, translated from the coding sequence ATGGTTGCGTATCAACAATTCGTGGAACTTTCCGGTTCGGGCGACAGCAATGCGCGGGGGCAGGCAGCGCATTATGCAGCCGTGGCCTTTGTCGGGCACAAAGGCCCTGCCGACGAACAGGCGGCGCTCTATGCGGCCCTGATCGGCTTCCTCGATGATGCTTCAGTGAAGGTGCGGGCGGCGCTGGCTTATGGCCTCTTGCATGCCAAATGCGCGCCACGCCCGATCATGATGTCCCTTTTGCATGACGCCCCGGTCATCGCCCGCGCTGTCGCACAATATTCACCCGTTCTGGTTGATGCCGATCTGTTGTCCATCATCGGCACGGCCGACGAGGCAATGCTCGATGTGATTGCCAGACGCCCGCACTTGAGCACCCGTATCGCGCAGACCTTGCTGACCCGCGATTTGCGCGGCATCACCTTGCAGGTTCTGGGGCGCGACGACGTGACCCTGACCGCCGGCATGCTCGATGAGCTGGCCCGCACCAAGGGCACAGATGCCAAAATTCGCGGTGCCTTGCTCAAGCGCAAGGAACTCTCCGCTGCCGCCCGCTATCAATTGGTCGAGCTGGTGCGCGATGCCTTGTCCGAGGCCCGGATCGTCAAGGGCGCAGTCGCACCCAATCGGCTTGAACGGGTTCTGCGTGATGCAACCGACAACGCCATGACAGCCATTGGTGAGCGGGAAGCCGGCGCGGCACGCGGCGCTTTTTCCGCGCAAATGGTCAAGGAAGACCGGATCAATCCGCGCCGCATGTTGCACGCCATCGTCAATGGCCATGTGCTGTTTTTTGCGGATTGCGTGGGCATTCTGGCCGATACCCCGCGTGAGAAGGTTTTCACCATTCTTGATCGGGGCAGCCGCGCGGCGCTCAATGCGCTATTTGCCAAATGTGGATTGTCAGCGCCCATGCGTAACCTGTTGGCGCGACTCGTGTCTTACGCCCGCCGGGCTGACCTTTCGGATGATCTGGCGGCCCGCCATTTCGTCGTCACCGCCTTGATCGACGAGTTGATCGAAGAGCATGGCGGCGATATCCCGGTCGATCTTGAAACAGCCTTTGCCTATCTCAACGAGCAGAATATCGGCTTGGCGCGCATGGCCGCGCGCGGCGTATTGCCCGCTTTTGCCGAGCAGGCTGAAGATGGACGCGCGCTGCCCAACACAGAGCCGGCCTTCGCCGCCTTGCCCGCCGCCTAG
- a CDS encoding tetratricopeptide repeat protein produces MRYAGIGFLKYGLLAAAISVLPLSGCSSMGSFGGGPAKIAELPSDGIYTSDGVLAEARGHFRANNFGYSAAYYKKAVNLSPDNPEGYVGLGASYDRLGRFDLADRVYDALYNMTGGSVQYYNNLGYSHMLRGDLKTALINFRKAADLAPTNIIIANNIQLLADAAATRA; encoded by the coding sequence ATGCGCTATGCTGGTATTGGATTTTTGAAATACGGCCTGCTCGCCGCAGCAATCTCAGTGCTGCCGCTGAGCGGTTGCAGCTCAATGGGTTCCTTTGGTGGCGGCCCGGCCAAGATTGCCGAACTGCCCAGCGACGGCATCTATACCTCGGACGGGGTGCTTGCCGAGGCGCGCGGCCATTTCCGCGCCAATAATTTCGGATATTCGGCAGCCTATTACAAAAAGGCCGTCAACCTGTCGCCTGACAACCCCGAGGGCTATGTCGGCCTTGGCGCTTCCTATGACCGTCTGGGGCGCTTCGACCTGGCCGACCGGGTTTATGATGCGCTCTACAACATGACCGGTGGCAGCGTGCAGTATTACAACAATCTCGGTTACTCCCACATGCTGCGGGGTGATCTGAAGACCGCGCTGATCAATTTCCGCAAGGCCGCTGATCTGGCACCGACCAATATCATCATCGCCAACAACATTCAGCTTCTGGCCGACGCTGCCGCAACGCGCGCCTGA
- a CDS encoding BufA1 family periplasmic bufferin-type metallophore, whose amino-acid sequence MTIARKATAALIGTAMAAAVAGAVTTATPALAQDGMEKCYGVSLAGKNDCAAGPGTTCAGTSKVDYQGNAWALVPAGVCEDAEFWGKVLGNGRAGSLEALDRDMA is encoded by the coding sequence ATGACTATTGCACGTAAAGCGACTGCAGCTCTGATTGGTACGGCAATGGCGGCGGCAGTTGCCGGCGCTGTGACCACAGCAACACCCGCCCTGGCTCAGGACGGTATGGAGAAATGCTATGGCGTTTCCCTGGCAGGCAAAAATGATTGCGCCGCCGGTCCGGGCACAACCTGCGCGGGTACATCCAAGGTCGATTATCAGGGCAATGCCTGGGCACTGGTGCCCGCTGGCGTGTGCGAGGATGCGGAATTCTGGGGCAAGGTTCTCGGCAATGGCCGTGCCGGTTCCCTTGAAGCACTTGATCGCGACATGGCCTGA
- a CDS encoding nitroreductase family protein has translation MSRIPELLDYLKTRRSVTLPFLAEPGPNPAELEEMLTIATRVPDHGKVAPWRLVTYSGDKRALAGARLAEIAKRRNPDIEAVALEAEQQRFLPAPLTVGVISTASPHPKIPEFEQVLSAGCVAFNLVHAAFALGFAAHWVTRWYAYDEEAALMLGAKPGEKFVGFVHIGTPQTTLEDRDRPALADVVSKWQG, from the coding sequence ATGTCTCGAATTCCCGAACTGCTCGACTATCTCAAAACCAGACGTTCTGTCACCCTTCCATTTCTCGCAGAACCCGGCCCAAACCCCGCCGAACTCGAGGAAATGCTCACAATTGCCACCCGTGTGCCCGATCATGGCAAGGTGGCGCCCTGGCGTCTTGTCACCTATTCGGGGGATAAACGCGCGCTTGCCGGTGCCCGCCTTGCCGAAATCGCCAAACGCCGCAATCCGGATATTGAGGCCGTAGCCCTTGAGGCAGAGCAGCAGCGCTTTTTGCCCGCGCCCCTTACGGTCGGTGTCATCAGCACCGCCAGCCCGCACCCCAAAATACCGGAATTCGAGCAGGTGCTCTCGGCCGGTTGCGTTGCCTTCAATCTGGTGCATGCCGCGTTTGCGCTTGGCTTTGCTGCCCATTGGGTCACCCGTTGGTATGCCTATGATGAGGAAGCGGCGCTAATGCTGGGGGCGAAGCCGGGCGAGAAATTTGTCGGCTTTGTTCATATCGGCACGCCGCAAACCACGCTCGAGGATCGCGATCGTCCGGCACTGGCTGATGTCGTGAGCAAGTGGCAGGGCTGA
- a CDS encoding type II and III secretion system protein family protein, whose protein sequence is MTDLNSQRGFWAGAIGALIKGWQKYTLALLVAGALMAMTAPAQAQTVHYDLATTSVMRINLPVSQAVTVVISDAVGKIVSADPTIADAQPITDKSIYLVGRSFGTTTVNLYSDTGAPVGLLAVEIGADTADMTRSIHAAVPTSDVKVSTVNGRIRVSGTVTDDYSMQKVLEIVAQYGSPAVINTMTLVGGQQVNLEVRILEAQRDAGRQLGIQWGGNVGGVTTQIRGGAENPAADAASFSSFITNVISGFGGASLNATINALEAKSLVRTLAEPNLTTLSGVKASFLAGGQVPIRVADQNGNATLTYRDFGVRLVFTPVVLDGDRIQIHLTPEVSGIGGATASGDPIFNTRNLDATVELRDGQSFSVAGLLQNNSNMNQNQLPWIGDVPVIGSLFKSSSYQKHDTELVVIVTPRLVQPSTPGQMVATPLDQTVPANDLEFFALGQMEVTPKMIKAFNTGAGVVGPYGYIIDLGTETNE, encoded by the coding sequence ATGACAGACCTGAACAGTCAACGCGGTTTTTGGGCCGGCGCTATTGGTGCGCTGATCAAAGGCTGGCAAAAATATACATTGGCACTCCTTGTGGCCGGCGCGCTTATGGCAATGACGGCTCCGGCGCAGGCGCAAACCGTCCATTATGACCTTGCGACCACATCGGTGATGCGGATCAACCTGCCGGTATCGCAGGCCGTCACCGTGGTGATCTCGGATGCCGTCGGCAAGATCGTCTCGGCTGACCCGACAATCGCCGATGCGCAGCCGATTACCGATAAATCGATCTATCTCGTTGGCCGGTCTTTTGGCACGACAACGGTCAACCTCTATTCCGACACCGGCGCGCCGGTTGGGCTTTTGGCCGTGGAGATCGGCGCGGACACTGCGGACATGACCCGCTCCATCCACGCCGCGGTGCCGACGTCCGATGTTAAAGTCAGCACGGTGAACGGCCGGATACGGGTTTCGGGCACGGTTACCGACGATTATTCGATGCAGAAAGTGCTTGAAATCGTTGCGCAATATGGCAGCCCGGCCGTGATCAATACGATGACGCTTGTCGGTGGCCAACAGGTCAATCTGGAAGTGCGCATTCTTGAAGCCCAGCGCGATGCCGGGCGGCAATTGGGCATTCAGTGGGGCGGTAATGTCGGTGGCGTGACAACACAGATACGTGGTGGCGCTGAGAATCCGGCAGCGGATGCGGCTTCTTTTTCATCTTTTATCACCAATGTGATTTCCGGCTTTGGTGGTGCGAGCCTTAATGCGACGATCAATGCGCTTGAAGCCAAGAGCCTTGTGCGCACGCTGGCCGAGCCGAACCTGACAACGCTTTCCGGCGTGAAAGCGAGTTTTCTCGCCGGTGGGCAGGTGCCGATCCGTGTTGCGGACCAGAATGGCAATGCTACCCTCACCTATCGTGATTTCGGTGTCCGGCTGGTGTTTACGCCGGTGGTGCTGGATGGCGACCGGATCCAGATCCATCTGACGCCGGAAGTCAGCGGGATTGGTGGGGCGACGGCATCGGGTGACCCGATTTTCAATACCCGCAATCTCGATGCGACGGTGGAGTTGCGCGATGGCCAGAGCTTTTCGGTTGCCGGGCTGTTGCAGAATAATTCCAACATGAACCAGAACCAGCTGCCCTGGATTGGCGACGTGCCGGTGATCGGTTCGCTATTTAAATCATCGAGTTACCAGAAGCATGACACCGAACTGGTGGTCATTGTGACACCGCGTCTGGTGCAGCCGAGCACGCCTGGACAGATGGTGGCGACGCCGCTGGACCAGACTGTGCCGGCTAATGATCTGGAATTCTTTGCGCTGGGGCAGATGGAAGTTACGCCGAAAATGATCAAGGCGTTCAACACCGGGGCCGGTGTTGTGGGGCCTTATGGCTATATCATCGATCTGGGTACGGAGACGAACGAGTGA
- a CDS encoding transglycosylase SLT domain-containing protein → MAVQSIRVPPTLAAVLNSAGEKNGVDFDYLLQTAMRESSLNPSAKARTSSAVGLFQFLDNTWLDVMKSDGPRLGYQRYADAIVTDADGDFTIPDKNLRAEVLKLRENPQIAADLAAAFTRRNGDYLSERFGRMPSAGELYIAHFLGAGGAAKMFEAGLENPDQIAANLFPRQAEANRAIFYANGEARTIRQVYKALVAKHDVDAGGARPEFTAQQMAGGELPGGPLVAADPLDMSFRSLFSSENTQADAQSPVAPGAASSGFFVQLYNK, encoded by the coding sequence ATGGCCGTTCAGTCTATTCGTGTCCCGCCCACACTTGCCGCCGTGCTCAACAGCGCGGGCGAAAAGAATGGCGTTGATTTCGATTACCTGCTGCAAACGGCGATGCGCGAGAGCAGTCTCAACCCGTCGGCAAAGGCGCGCACGTCTTCTGCCGTCGGCCTGTTCCAGTTTCTCGATAATACCTGGCTCGACGTGATGAAGTCCGATGGGCCGCGTCTGGGCTATCAGCGTTATGCAGATGCCATTGTCACAGATGCGGATGGTGATTTCACGATCCCTGACAAAAACCTGCGCGCCGAGGTGTTGAAGCTGCGCGAAAATCCCCAGATTGCCGCCGACCTCGCGGCGGCTTTCACCCGGCGGAATGGGGATTACCTCAGCGAACGTTTCGGGCGCATGCCAAGTGCGGGCGAACTCTATATTGCGCATTTTCTCGGCGCGGGTGGGGCGGCGAAAATGTTCGAGGCGGGGCTGGAAAACCCGGATCAGATTGCCGCCAACCTGTTCCCGCGTCAGGCCGAGGCCAATCGCGCCATTTTCTACGCGAACGGCGAAGCACGCACCATCCGTCAGGTCTATAAGGCGCTGGTGGCCAAACATGATGTGGACGCAGGTGGCGCGCGCCCTGAATTTACGGCCCAGCAAATGGCCGGCGGTGAACTGCCCGGCGGTCCTTTGGTGGCCGCAGACCCGCTGGATATGTCGTTCCGCAGTCTTTTCTCAAGTGAAAATACGCAAGCCGATGCCCAGTCGCCTGTCGCGCCGGGTGCCGCCAGCTCTGGCTTTTTTGTGCAGCTTTACAACAAGTAG